aatgcaaatGTCCTTGCTGCCAGGTCCCTATCGGCCACACATCGAGGAAAAGAAGCTGACGCGGGACGCCATGGAGAAGTACATGCGCGAGCGCAACGACATGGTCATCGTGATCCTGCATGCCAAGGTGCGAAGGGGTGTATCAATAAAcactataaacaaaaaattaattgcctTAAACTGGTGTAAACTATAAACTATATACATAGatgtataaaaatagttaaatagtTATTTCCTAGATTAGTAGCAAGACAAATAGGTAggttaaaactttaaagacaACGGTGTTGACAGATGTTTAGTgtaggtttttatttaattacaagaAAAGGAATCCTTTCAAGAAAAACGCTTCAGCTATAAAAACTTCAAAGTAATTTGGAAAACTTTTACGTTTTTATAGAATTTACAGAACTTTTCTCTATACATGTTTAGGTGGAAGGGCTGCATTTCtggggaaaacaaaaaatttttctaatattaaaattattctaataattttaagtaaagaaaaaaatacagtcacccttttttaaattttattattcaaaaatattgttgagcctaaattcaaaattgttttgtttttcaaaattatctTATCGGTCAGTCCGCACCACAAACCGCACCCAACATTAAAAGGTGCTAGTATTTCTATTGTCCAGTTTAAAGTGTTacatttttgtggtttttggcGAAGGCAGACTTAGAAATGGAATAAAATTGTCGCGGTTGCCGTTTTAGCGGTGGCGATCTTCAAGCGGCGACTGCCGCCAAATGCGAATCCTTCACACTCGACTGCCCGCAAATTGAGCAACGCGAGCCCGGTCCAGTCCGCaatgaaaataattgaaattaattacagAAAATTAACAAAGCTGCATTGCTTGCGGTTTTTGATATGATTTGCCGATAATCTGAACGCCAATTTGTGCTAATTGAATTTCCCTGCAccactgtgtgtgtgtgtttgtgttttctctctgtgtgtgtgtattcCAGGTGGCCCAGAAGTCCTACGGCAATGAGAAGCGTTTCTTCTGCCCACCGCCATGTATCTATCTGTTCGGCAGCGGCTGGCGTCGGCGGTACGAGGAGATGCTGCAGCAGGGCGAGGGCGAGCAGGGGGCGCAGCTGTGCGCCTTCATCGGAATCGGAAGTAGCGACCAGGACATGCAGCAGCTGGATCTTAATGGCAAGCAGTACTGTGCGGCCAAGACGCTCTTCATCTCCGACTCGGACAAGCGGAAGCATTTCATGCTGTCGGTGAAGATGTTTTACGGCAATGGCCACGACATCGGCGTATTCAACTCGAAACGGATCAAGGTGATATCCAAGCCGTCCAAGAAGAAACAGTCGCTGAAGAATGCCGACCTGTGCATAGCCAGCGGCACCAACGTTGCCCTGTTTAATCGCCTGCGTTCCCAGACCGTCTCCACCCGATATCTGCACGTGGAAAATGGACACTTTCATGCCTCATCGACGCAATGGGGTGCCTTCACGATACACCTGCTGGATGACAACGAGTCCGAGTCGGAGGAGTTCCAGGTGCGCGACGGTTACATACATTACGGTGCCACGGTGAAGCTGGTGTGCTCCGTTACGGGCATGGCCCTGCCCCGGCTGATCATCAGGAAAGTGGACAAGCAGATGGCCTTGCTGGAGGCCGACGATCCCGTATCGCAGCTACACAAGTGTGCCTTCTACATGAAGGACACAGACCGAATGTACCTTTGCCTGTCGCAGGAGAAGATCATTCAGTTCCAGGCCACGCCCTGTCCCAAGGAGCCCAACAAGGAGATGATCAACGACGGCGCCTGCTGGACCATCATCTCAACCGACAAGGCTGAATATCAGTTCTACGAGGGCATGGGTCCCGTGGCGTAAGTATAGCTTACTTCTGTGTCAATCTTTTTGCTTACATTGTGTCTTATAACCCCTTTATTAGATCCCCAGTCACTCCAGTGCCAATTGTAAATTCACTGAATCTCAATGGCGGCGGCGATGTGGCCATGCTGGAGCTCAGTGGCGACAACTTCACGCCGCATCTGCAGGTGTGGTTCGGCGATGTGGAGGCGGAAACCATGTACCGGTGCACGGAGACACTGCTGTGTGTGGTGCCCGAGATTTCCCAGTTCCGCGGAGAATGGCTTTGGGTAGGTTTTCCGAatgtaaattcttttaatgCTTACtaaatttgagtttttttgCCCATGCTGCAGGTACGACAACCCACACAGGTGCCCATTTCGCTGGTGCGCAACGATGGCATCATTTATGCCACTGGTCTGACCTTCACATATACACCTGAGCCGGGTCCTCGGCCACATTGCAATACCCAGGCCGAGGATGTGATGCGGACGCGAcagaacaacaataataacaacatcACTAGCATtagcaacaataataacagcaACAATGCGGGATCACCGGCTGGCGGCAGtatgcaacagcagcagcatcaggcGCTGCCCTCCATCTCAGAAGTGCAATGGAATAGTCATGGTAGCGGCTTGTCCTGAGTGCAGGATTATTGCATCGCACATTTATGTATCCTAagttatttatagtttttattggAGACCTTAGTTTGTAGATTGACAATTTTTCTCATACTAATTTTCCACCTCTCATGACGTGCACGAAATGTGTCCCCTTCTCTCTAAAGTGAATCATCCTACATACATGTATCTAGTGCTAGTTTGGAACCAATAGATTTGTAAATGCAACATATAACTCTGTACATAACTCGAAAAAAAGCTCActgacatatatatatatatttgtatgtgCATGATTATACATCTACACAGAACATATAATTCTAGTTAAATATACAATCGATGTAAGTTTATAGaagatttgaaatatttatgattttctttGCTATGAATTTCAAAAGACTGCCAAAGGGAAAAAGTACTTCGAAATATATCAGAAAACTGAAGCCtgctttttaaaataccaGGAAGTAGCCTCGCTACATAAATACATTCCATTCATTCACCCTTAAACTTTCTAAAAAGTCAAAGACAAAGTCAAAAGGGAAAACTTTTTTCTGTACATACagttttgttgcattttttatttacttaactCTTTGGAAATTCGTAGCACAAAAAGTTccatataatattttgtgtaaTAAAATCGCAAAAAGACAAGTCGGCGATTTATTTAACTCtaagcagaaaaaaaacccaacattaataaaaaagaaggaaaTCCGAAATTATGACAAAGAAAAATCAACCAAATCatgtcatttaaattttttttttattttgcgtgATTATTCATGTTTACCACTCTTGGTTGGACTGAGGTGGAGAGCTGAGGGAGGATTGGTTGCCTTAAATTGCTGTGGGAATTTGGCCCAGTATCgtgtgaatatttttaaacaaaacaagtgCAGCTCTTCCCACGATGACTTGCCTCGCAACCCCCTTGGCGGGGCCaactttaattatagtttGGTCTGGATTGCTGAACgccaagttaagaagcaaatATACATAGATATATAACACTATTGTTTCCGTTTTCGGCCAAGTTAAGGAGCAGAATTTTCTCACAGCCCAAAAAGCCGCTGCCGAGCTGCTGTGAAATTTTACTACcttttgttgaatatttatGCAGTCGTCGCTGCTGTCTTTACAGATTTACAAATTAAGATTCGCagttttgaattaattatCGCTTACTTCCGCTCAGCGGAATCAGAAGGTGAGAGCTGACCAAGCATTTAAACTTATCTTATTGTTGGGAGACATCATTCTTATCAGAGTCAGCCAATAGGAACTTGGTTGCAACCCCTAAAATTTCACTGCGCGCCATGCGATGGGAACGAAAGACTCAAACAACGAACTTGGGTTGCGTGAGGAAAACTGGCCTCTTCATGTGATGATGGAAAAACCACCACCAAAAGTTCCGAGACTCACAATTGGAACTGCAACCTCTTAAGGTCGTCGCCGTCTTATAAGAAGTTGAATATGAAATTagtttggaatttttaatgaacAATTCCTTCACATTTTCCCGCCCCTCTTTCTCCCCCACTGTTTGGACAGGTGAGTGCGATGATTGCGGTCGCTTATAGAAAGGGGGGAGACAGCTATTTCTAAAAGTTCTCAGGACTGCTACACAACTTCATACCGACTGACTactaaaaaagttaattatcTTGAAAAATCTAAGTCTACCTGCCGTCTTAAGTCGTATGGCCTGCTGCTGACTGCTGCCGTTTTTCACACGCTggggaaaaatggaaattctCGCAAAATACAATGCGTGGGAAATCGGCGGCGTGGGAGTCAGCCAAGAAAATCAAGGGAAACTATATGTGCAAGTCCTATATAAAATGTTGTTCACGAGACTTTGGACACGTACACTGCTTCATAAACAGGTGGAAAATCCAAAGCCGTAGGTCAAGATTGGTTTATCGATTGAAAACGTCATTTGGCAGaactataaaatttaaaatacgtATTTCTGTAGATATAAATGAGGTTTCTTATTAATGTccaaatttaagtaaattttcTGGATAAGTTAGCGTATATGATTAGTCGAACACTCTATCCAATATCAAAACTTAATCTCCTTGCTATTGTTCAATGCTATTAATGATTCGAGATTTAAAATTCATAGATTTTATTGGTGTTTTTATAAGTCAGTTTAAGCAACTTTATCAAGAAGCAATTAAACCTAGAGCTATTGTTTTCTTAGTATATTATAAGTTATACAACTGTATTCAACTGCATTCGTTAATCAAATTTAGCCCCTAACTATTTGCAAAACCTTTAAATCAACTTTCGGCCTTTCGGATCAGAAAgagattttcttttaaattcacttacgaataaaaaaatttgtattacttAATTTCGTAGATTATTCCATATAATCAATAGAAGGTGCCATTGCATCTGTCCCCCGctgaataaaaattgtaaagtaaattgtatataatttatttaataattgaacATTTCTATGTATTTGATACAAAACGTCATCAGTACAGATATGCAGTTAGGATATACAAAGAGATAGATGCAAAATGCGTAGATACAAATGCTTATCTATGGATATGTAAGACCTTTTCTTCATACAAAACATcgtatttaataatttaatcgGAATGTGCCATAAGAATAACTAAGAgaataattgcaaaatttatacaaataaaaacaaacaaaattggaAATTGGTTTGGTATAATCGATAGCTGAACAAGGCCAAAATTGGAATGATTTCTCCGAGGAGGGAATGCAATTAGAACAAAGGGGGTGGGTATAAGGAATCACTTACAACTAGAAAGTACTAGGCATGTATAAGTTATTgcaattgttatttataattattataaatatttgcggTAATTGTAGGATTTACTAGTTGGCTCGTATTGTTCGATTCTTGTTCATATTGGTCAACATCAACGAAATATATGAAGTCAGCAGATCGTCCATCTTGTAGCCCAGCGACGTTTCGCACAACAGTTTCGAGCCCCTCACCAGATTGCCGATGGTCATGTGGAAATATGTATTGCCCGAGGACCAGTTCGAGATGCGTGTAAATGGATGCGTGACCAATATGTcctgtaaataaaaataaaatcacaattaCAGGAAATATAGAAGCAAGCTTTataaacttgaaaaattataattacacTTTTGAGTTATGTGgaatataaaaagttaatgCTACCCAAATCTATAATTTACAATCAATTGATAATTACTTACTTTGGTCACTGGATGTATGAGACTCACGCCGTGTTTGTTAATGGCTATTAGTAGCATTTCGGGATAGTTCGGTTCGGTGGTTTGTTTCACCTCGAAGAAAGCGGAACCAAAGGTTGGCCATctattcaattaaattgaaatggtTAGGGGaacgtttataaattttatataatgaTCCCTACCTGTAAACGATCTTTAAGAAGGCCACCTTAGCATCTTCGGAAGTCATGCCGCCATCCTGATTATAAGAGGCCACAATCGATCGTTTCCAGTCGCTAGTGCTCTGCATTTTCATTATATCCGATGGAATAAGCTCCCTCAGCATTTGCCTTAAACAAGAAATTCTAAAGTCTGAGGATCGAAGACGGTGGGAAATGTTTTGCTCAGCTTACGGTATGGCCTGCAgttcttgtttattttcacCGAAGCGCACGCGAAAGACGAGAGCCGCCAGCTTGGCCGCCTCCTCTCTGGAACACTTGTGATAGCCGCGCAACAGCTTGGGCAACTCCTGGTGATAGTGGAATATGAGATCGGCGTTCCGATCCTTGCCTGGCACTGTGTTCGTCCACAGTTTCTTCATGAAGAAGACCTGGTAGGTGAACTGCGGATTCGCCCCATCTCGTATGGGTCGCGCCTTCTTTATCCAGTCGGTCAAATGGCGCACGAAGTCGAAGAAGAAATCGCCTTCGGGCACCGAGATGACCTTGTCGGCAATCTTCACAAACAGGGAGAAGCCCTCGCTGGTGCGAAGCGATAGGCGTTGCGAGATGTTGTTGCAGAAGTCCTTGGCCCGCGTGGAGCTGTCCACCTCGAAGGCTTCGTCCGTGTCGTCCGGGAAGTAGACCTTGTGGAAGATCTGTGTGGTTTTGTGCTGTATggcctccacctccacctgaTGCGGTGGATATTTGCGTTGTCCATGGCGTATGGTCTTTTGCAGTCGATGCATTGAGTCCTgcgaattaaattaataaaggtattaataattgtaaaaattattgtattgtTTAATACGATTACCTGTGAGATGGGATGACGCCGACTGCGCAGGAACAGCAGCAACTCCTTGAGCAAACCCTGCGAGCAGGCAAACAGTCCAGTGGCCAACCACATCAGCTCCCAGCCCCTCTCCTCGGACATCCGGTTGCGGTTGTCCGTCAACTGTTTCATCAGCTGACAATAGATCTCATCGCGCAGAATCTCGTGCTTAAGCGGTCCATCAAATATATGATCCGTGATTTCGTTACCCATCCGGGGTCGCTTCGAAGGCAGATCTCCCATATACTTCAGTATGGCCGCAAAGGCGAAGCAGGCTTCCTCGGCGAACTCCTCTTTGCTTTGCAACTTGCGTAGCAGCGGCGCCTTGATGGGATCCCGGGCATAGCGCCAAAGTTCTTCACTTCGTTTCGAGCTCAGGGTGAGTGTCTTGGACATTGTGCGTTTCGGGGGCAAACGGAAGTGATCCAGGGCGTACTCCATTAACGTATGCGGACGATCCCTTGGCTCCACCGCACCGCCATTGGAAGCCATGCTTAAACGACGTCCATGATGGGCCTCCTCGATGTTAAACAGGGCGAGAATATCCTGCGGTGGTTTACTAAGCGTGGGCAGGACATAGACCGTTTCGGCTGGGAAATCGCCACGCTCCTGAGAGCGATCGCAGCGACCTATGCACCAGCCGTTGTTAAGTACTGATTCACCGCAGGATTCGTCCTCGAGTATGATCAGATCGCCCTTAAAGAAGGAAAGGAAACTCGTACCATCCGAAGGCGCGCGATAGTCCTGCAGGGCTATAACAAATTTCgaactaaaaacaaagaaaaaatgtttgatttatttggcTTTAGTTATAGTTGCTCTTAAATTATACTTATTTGCTAACAAATTCCGTAACTCACCGCTTTTTCAGGCCATCCAAGAAGTAGACAACCAGATCTCGAATATCCTCAGCGTTTGGACTCTGGAACGTGAACTCCTCGCCCCGAACCGTGGATAGACTGAATGTCTGGGTGAACACTTTGTTGGTCTTCTGACTGGATACGGCTGTGATTTCGGGGAAGCTTAATTCGAGCAGGACCTGCTCCTGATCGTCCACCACATAGACGCCCGTCCAGTTGACCGCTATGATGACATCGTTTTTGGGCAGATTCGGACCTGAGTTGCGATAGGCTTCGTAAAAGCGCGAAAAGAGCAGGGGCCACTTGTACTTGGCATAGCTGACGATGTCCTCTTTTATCTTCAGCGGCGCAATCTTGTCCTTGACATAGTAGGATTTCTTATAGGCCTGCAGAACCAAAGCGGCCCACCGTTCGATGGCCTTGTCCACACCACTGAGACAAAAGTCGGGTATAAAGTTGGGCAGCAGGGTGAACAACCGCTCCATGGACATATCTGTGGAGTATTCGATAAAGTATTGCTGCGCAGCAATCATGGCCAGGTCCTCCTCCTTGTCGCAGCGATATTCGCCAAATTTAACGCCCCTAACGACCTGCTGGTAAATGAGGTTGGTGGCCACCTGATCGTGGGTGGGCTCGTGCCAGGGTGCAAAGATTTCCTTGCGGAAGAACAGACGCCACGGCGCGTTTCGCTCCTGGGCGCCCTGCTCTTTTGCATACTGCTCACACTGTGAGATGGCGTCCATCACATGGTCGCCGCCACTGCCCAAGGAGCTGACTTTGTCGAACAGCGCAATGTACAGTGAGAATCCGAACTGATCTTTGAGCGTTATCTTGTCCGACAGTTGATTGCACAGCTCCCGGGCCGTGGTGGCGGAGTCGGCCAACAGAGTCTTCGTATTGCCATCCATAAACGTAATGGGCAGCATGATGGGCTTCTTCGATTTGGTGGCCTGCAACTCCAGCCACGAAGGCGGTTGATTGCGGGTTCCATTGTTGAAGGTTCGCTTCAGTCGTTCCTCACAATACGGCGCATATCCCGGCGGACCCTCACGGATGAAGGCCCTCAAATAGTTGACAAACTTCTCCGAAGGCGCAAAGCAGCCCACGCACAGTGAGAGCAGAATCCATCCCCTGGCATGCGAGGACTTTAGGGGGTTGTTGGTCAGCTGCTTGCATATCTGGCAGTAGATTTCGTCACGCAGTTCGGCTCGCAGGATGCCATGGCCAATGATGAAGTGCAGCTTCTCCAGGTTCGAGGTGGGACGCGATTGCAGCCACGATTGGTAGCTATCCGCCGTGTATTCGTCGTCCTGCAGTCGTCGGCGCACATCTTCGCCCAACTTGTTCTTTCGCTTCAGGGTCAGAGATACCAGTTTGTGGCGGATCGAGCGCGGTTTCTGCTTGAGAAAGGCATCGGGATCCAGGCCCATGAGCTGAGCCTCTTGGAATTCCTATAAATCAAGAGTAGtaccaagtttttaaaaattttagaaaattacaACTTAACAGTGTGCAATAAAATCCTAACTCACCTTACTCCTAATAAAATTACGCCCCAAGGTGGCCGTGACCTTGGACATTACGGATGTGGTATCCATTCGATCCATTGTGTGATACTTGGGCTCCGGCATATCACCAGTGAACCTGAGTATAGTGATCCACAAGGCCTGCGCAGCAAGTTGATCGCCTTGCGTGTGAAGTGGAAGAAGTGGGTGCTTTAGAGCCTTCTTAGCATACTGATGATTCACATTCCCCTGAAAGTATGTGGCTGCGAATTTCTGAAACTTGAACTCCGACAGATCTTCCTCATCCTCGGAGATGTGCATGGGTGCAATAATATCCTCCTGGTTGACGTTTTGCGCATGGGGCAAATCATTGAACACGGACGTTTCTCTTCCGCCATGCGGAGTGGGTGCATCGCTACTGGAATCGGGCAGAAAGTCGAACATGGCCTCCACCAGTTTGCCATCGTCCACCGGCTCCTCCTGTTTGCGTGCTGCATCattaataatattcatattgACCTCCACTCGACGACGATTTTCCATTTGCTCCTGAATTTCCCGACGCTCCAGTTCGTGCAATCGATCTCGGTAATGCTGTTCGGCAATTTCCCGGGCATGCTTGTTGCCGCGATGCAGTAGCTCCTGCTCCTCGAGCTTGCGAAGCTGGAGCACCTCGGCGAACTGCTTATGCTCCAACCGAAGTTTCCGATACCGACGCATGGCAATCATTCGTCGCACATGCGACTGGATCTTGATGACGGCCCACATCTTGTGACCATACTCCCGCCTCACCAGATATCCCCGAGCGTGGGCCTGCAAACCGACAATGTGACCCCTTAGATGGCGGAATCGATGGGACAGGACTCTCGATCGGATTAGGGCCTGCAAACGCATGTAGCCCACTCGCATGTTCCTGTATCGTTTGCGCTGGGCATAGCCCTTCCAGAATCTCTGCACTGTGATGGCAGCGGCGCGCAGGCGCAGGAACCTTCGTCGGTACACCCATCCTCGAATGCTGCGCTGCAGAATGAGGATTTTTCGCGTCAACACTCGATCCCGCTCCTGTTCCAGAAACAAATCGTGGGCATCCTTCAAAAAGACCTTGGTGTGGCCCAGTTGATAGTCGGACTTGCCCAGAACCACGGCACAAATCCTTGAAGTAGCCGCCTGGCAATCCGTGCGATGAGCTGGCGGCACTCCGGGTATCAGAAAACGATACCGTTCTACAAACTCCCGGAACCCATGCCTAATGGGATAGCCAGCGCGACGGATCCGGATCGTTTCCATCATGCCAGAGTATCGCAGCTGACGGCAGCACAAACCACGGTCAAACATCATCGGCTTTTTCAGCTCGTTGGGTTTGATACATCGAATAAAGAATGGCTGACAGCTGCAGAGCGTCTTCATCAGCGCATCTAGCGATTTCCTGAACTGAGTGGACAGTGTGGGCGTTCGCTTCCTCGTCTCTGCACCCATTTCTATGTCCTGGGCAAAGATTTGGCGCAGGAACTTGTTGCCACTTTGGCTAACCAAATGCAGGAGGTCAGGACTGAAGGTGTCTCGGTTTTTATCTAGAAATCCACGCGTATCGTAAAACACTACGCCGGCAAAGTGGTTCAGTCCGAAGCTGGTGTTGATGTCCGACTTGGGCTTCAGATAGTTCTTGTGCGCTCCATGGGTCTTGTGCAGTTTGGCCAGCATCGTTGTATCCGTGCCCTTGGGAAAGCGGGCCTCCTCATCGATTAAAGCCATAATGTTCAGCTGCTTAATAGCTATCAAATCAAGTGCATCCTGATTGTCCACAAACTCGATATGCTGCCAATTGATGGCCTCGTGGTTGTACTCCTCCTGTTCCAGTTTGAAAATGTGCTGCACAAAGAACTGCTGCAGATTCTCATTGGCATAATTGATGCAAAACTGCTCAAAGCTGTTCTGATCGAAGTTCTCAAAGCCAAAGATGTCCAGCACTCCGATAGCGTTCCG
This genomic stretch from Drosophila gunungcola strain Sukarami unplaced genomic scaffold, Dgunungcola_SK_2 000001F, whole genome shotgun sequence harbors:
- the LOC128263347 gene encoding suppressor of hairless protein; its protein translation is MKSYSQFNLNAAAPPAIAYDNSSVASLNPNGSPLDHSHQQQQQQQQQQQQQQQRQDMPHFGLPSGPQPPSAQQQQQLQVHHQQQQQQQQQHQHQQQQQMQMSLLPGPYRPHIEEKKLTRDAMEKYMRERNDMVIVILHAKVAQKSYGNEKRFFCPPPCIYLFGSGWRRRYEEMLQQGEGEQGAQLCAFIGIGSSDQDMQQLDLNGKQYCAAKTLFISDSDKRKHFMLSVKMFYGNGHDIGVFNSKRIKVISKPSKKKQSLKNADLCIASGTNVALFNRLRSQTVSTRYLHVENGHFHASSTQWGAFTIHLLDDNESESEEFQVRDGYIHYGATVKLVCSVTGMALPRLIIRKVDKQMALLEADDPVSQLHKCAFYMKDTDRMYLCLSQEKIIQFQATPCPKEPNKEMINDGACWTIISTDKAEYQFYEGMGPVASPVTPVPIVNSLNLNGGGDVAMLELSGDNFTPHLQVWFGDVEAETMYRCTETLLCVVPEISQFRGEWLWVRQPTQVPISLVRNDGIIYATGLTFTYTPEPGPRPHCNTQAEDVMRTRQNNNNNNITSISNNNNSNNAGSPAGGSMQQQQHQALPSISEVQWNSHGSGLS